The following proteins are co-located in the Streptomyces bottropensis ATCC 25435 genome:
- a CDS encoding FmdB family zinc ribbon protein — protein sequence MPRYEYRCRTCGDTFELSRPMAESSAPADCPDGHSDTVKLLSTVAVGGAAAPSAPAPRAGGGGGGCCGGGCCG from the coding sequence ATGCCTCGCTACGAATACCGCTGCCGTACCTGCGGCGACACCTTCGAACTGAGCCGCCCGATGGCCGAGTCGTCCGCCCCCGCGGACTGCCCCGACGGCCACTCCGACACGGTCAAACTCCTGTCGACGGTCGCCGTCGGAGGGGCTGCCGCCCCGTCCGCACCCGCACCCCGGGCGGGCGGTGGTGGCGGAGGCTGCTGCGGTGGCGGCTGCTGCGGTTGA
- a CDS encoding DedA family protein has translation MQEESMSGAPLWIIGLMDLLGAPGAAIAVALENLFPPIPSEVILPLAGFAASTGQIGLLAALLWTTAGSVVGALALYGVGALLGRDRTVALAARLPLVKLSDIERTEAWFLRHGTKAVFFGRMIPVFRSLISVPAGVERMPLPVFALLTTLGSALWNTVFVLAGYFLGANWTEVTAIVSTYSKIVLGAAAIAVLAFTLVRFLKKDRGSRGQGARGTARQATEHPRPETHSTPAP, from the coding sequence ATGCAAGAGGAGTCGATGAGCGGCGCGCCCCTGTGGATCATCGGTCTGATGGATCTGCTGGGCGCGCCGGGCGCGGCCATCGCCGTCGCGCTGGAGAACCTCTTCCCGCCGATCCCCAGCGAGGTGATCCTCCCCCTCGCCGGCTTCGCCGCGAGCACCGGGCAGATCGGCCTCCTGGCGGCCCTGCTGTGGACCACCGCGGGCTCCGTCGTGGGCGCTCTCGCCCTCTACGGCGTCGGCGCCCTCCTCGGCCGCGACCGCACGGTCGCCCTCGCCGCCCGGCTGCCCCTCGTCAAGCTCTCGGACATCGAGAGGACGGAGGCCTGGTTCCTCAGGCACGGCACCAAGGCGGTCTTCTTCGGGCGCATGATCCCCGTCTTCCGCAGCCTGATCTCCGTACCGGCCGGCGTGGAGCGCATGCCCCTGCCCGTCTTCGCCCTGCTCACCACCCTGGGCAGCGCCCTGTGGAACACGGTCTTCGTCCTGGCCGGCTACTTCCTGGGGGCCAACTGGACGGAGGTCACGGCAATCGTCTCGACGTACTCGAAGATCGTGCTGGGGGCGGCAGCCATAGCGGTTCTGGCATTCACACTGGTCCGCTTCCTGAAAAAGGACCGCGGCAGCCGGGGTCAAGGGGCGCGGGGAACTGCGCGACAAGCCACAGAGCACCCGCGGCCCGAAACGCACAGCACCCCCGCCCCCTGA
- a CDS encoding phosphoribosyltransferase has translation MINAANDTTGTPDPSGGVWSGTWVRARLGVELVGDAELSGLLGLALRRNPKRAHLLVSNVLGKHVPQSPAVVHGHGFALGRRVRELLGEAGVRTAVVLGYAETATGLGHSVADGLGEAPYLHSTRRPVEGVHRAGGFEESHSHATSHLLLPEDPTLLAGRGPLVLVDDEFSTGNTVLNTIRALHDRYPRERYVVVALVDMRSPADQGRLTEFAREIGARVDLVTAAKGTVRLPEGVLEKGQALVARYETASAGPAGRGGAARVSRVELGWPRGLPDGGRHGFTPAHRARLEGALPAMAARLAEALPPGARRVLVLGFEELMYAPLALARELERLVEGRAAGAEIRFSTTTRSPVLAVDDPGYAIRSRLVFPAHDDPADGPGERYAYNVAGGGFDAVVAVVDSTADTPALHAADGLLATLAAHTPAVLLAVVPSYVPPTRHGRDARPRPGTLGAREPGAAARTPGRRAPTPPDPHLTERPSMLPDPLRGPDFSSYAADEVGWLLRDLSDVTLEAPTEEREEAIQSGGAHYAESLPVEYQPSEQYQALFHSALDTSAERIAAAVGVVTETVLAERSARPVLVSLARAGTPVGVLMRRWARYRHGIEVPHYAVSIVRGRGIDANALRWLAAHHDPADVVFVDGWTGKGAITRELAAALLEFEKTDGVTGFDPEIAVLADPGSCVRTYGTREDFLIPSACLNSTVSGLISRTVLRADLVGPDDFHGAKFYRELAGVDVSVAFLDAVSDRFGDVRDAVDARVEELLAADRTPTWEGWAAVERISEEYGIHDVNLVKPGVGETTRVLLRRVPWKILARAGAGADLDHVRLLAEQRGVPVEEVAELPYTCVGLIHPQYTRGATGADGRAVAV, from the coding sequence ATGATCAACGCAGCGAACGACACGACCGGTACGCCCGACCCGTCCGGCGGGGTCTGGTCCGGCACCTGGGTCCGTGCGCGGCTCGGGGTCGAACTGGTCGGGGACGCGGAGCTGAGCGGGCTGCTGGGGCTCGCGCTGCGGCGCAACCCCAAGCGGGCGCATCTGCTGGTGTCGAACGTCCTCGGCAAGCACGTGCCGCAGTCGCCGGCCGTCGTCCACGGGCACGGGTTCGCGCTCGGCCGCCGGGTGCGCGAGCTGCTGGGGGAGGCCGGGGTGCGGACCGCGGTCGTCCTCGGGTACGCCGAGACGGCCACCGGGCTCGGGCACTCGGTCGCGGACGGGCTGGGCGAGGCGCCCTATCTCCACTCCACCCGGCGCCCGGTCGAGGGCGTCCACCGGGCGGGCGGCTTCGAGGAGTCCCACTCGCACGCGACCTCGCATCTGCTGCTGCCGGAGGACCCCACCCTGCTCGCGGGGCGGGGCCCGCTGGTGCTCGTCGACGACGAGTTCTCCACCGGCAACACGGTCCTCAACACCATCCGCGCCCTGCACGACCGGTACCCCCGCGAGCGGTACGTCGTCGTGGCGCTGGTCGACATGCGGTCGCCCGCCGACCAGGGTCGGCTCACCGAGTTCGCCCGGGAGATCGGGGCGCGGGTGGACCTGGTGACCGCGGCGAAGGGGACCGTGCGGCTGCCGGAGGGCGTGCTGGAGAAGGGGCAGGCGCTGGTCGCGCGGTACGAGACCGCGTCCGCCGGGCCGGCCGGGAGGGGCGGGGCCGCGCGGGTCAGCCGGGTCGAGCTGGGGTGGCCGCGGGGTCTGCCCGACGGCGGGCGGCACGGCTTCACCCCGGCGCACCGCGCCCGGCTGGAGGGCGCGCTGCCCGCCATGGCCGCCCGCCTCGCCGAGGCCCTGCCGCCAGGGGCCCGGCGCGTGCTGGTGCTCGGCTTCGAGGAGCTGATGTACGCGCCGCTGGCGCTGGCCCGCGAACTGGAACGGCTCGTCGAGGGGCGGGCCGCCGGGGCGGAGATACGGTTCTCCACCACCACGCGGTCACCCGTCCTCGCCGTGGACGACCCCGGCTACGCGATACGCAGCCGCCTCGTCTTCCCCGCCCACGACGACCCCGCGGACGGGCCCGGGGAGCGGTACGCCTACAACGTGGCCGGTGGCGGCTTCGACGCCGTCGTCGCCGTCGTCGACTCGACGGCCGACACCCCCGCCCTGCACGCCGCCGACGGCCTGCTGGCCACCCTCGCCGCCCACACACCCGCCGTGCTGCTCGCCGTGGTGCCGTCGTACGTCCCCCCGACCCGGCACGGCCGCGACGCGCGGCCCCGGCCGGGCACCCTCGGTGCGCGGGAGCCCGGGGCGGCTGCCCGCACCCCCGGACGCCGGGCGCCGACACCCCCCGACCCGCACCTCACCGAAAGGCCCTCCATGCTGCCCGACCCCCTGCGTGGTCCCGACTTCTCCTCCTACGCGGCCGACGAGGTGGGCTGGCTGCTGCGGGACCTCTCGGACGTCACGCTGGAGGCACCCACCGAGGAGCGGGAGGAGGCCATCCAGAGCGGGGGCGCGCACTACGCGGAGTCCCTGCCGGTCGAGTACCAGCCGAGCGAGCAGTACCAGGCCCTCTTCCACAGCGCCCTCGACACCTCCGCCGAGCGGATCGCGGCGGCCGTCGGCGTGGTGACCGAGACCGTGCTGGCCGAGCGGTCCGCGCGGCCCGTCCTCGTGTCGCTGGCCCGGGCCGGGACGCCGGTGGGGGTGCTGATGCGGCGGTGGGCGCGGTACCGGCACGGCATCGAGGTGCCGCACTACGCCGTGTCGATCGTGCGGGGACGCGGCATCGACGCCAACGCGCTGCGCTGGCTGGCCGCTCATCACGACCCCGCCGACGTCGTGTTCGTCGACGGCTGGACCGGCAAGGGCGCGATCACCCGTGAACTCGCCGCCGCCCTGCTGGAGTTCGAGAAGACCGACGGCGTCACCGGGTTCGACCCGGAGATCGCCGTGCTCGCCGACCCGGGGTCGTGCGTGCGGACGTACGGCACACGGGAGGACTTCCTCATCCCGTCCGCCTGTCTCAACTCCACCGTCTCCGGGCTGATATCGCGGACCGTGCTGCGCGCGGACCTCGTCGGGCCCGACGACTTCCACGGGGCCAAGTTCTACCGGGAGCTGGCCGGTGTGGATGTGTCGGTGGCCTTCCTGGACGCCGTCTCCGACCGCTTCGGTGACGTCCGGGACGCCGTGGACGCCCGCGTCGAGGAGCTGCTCGCCGCCGACCGCACGCCCACCTGGGAGGGCTGGGCGGCCGTCGAGCGCATCAGCGAGGAGTACGGCATCCATGACGTGAACCTGGTCAAGCCCGGTGTCGGCGAGACCACTCGGGTGCTGTTGCGCCGGGTACCGTGGAAGATCCTCGCGCGAGCCGGGGCGGGCGCGGACCTCGACCACGTACGCCTGCTCGCCGAACAGAGAGGGGTACCGGTGGAAGAGGTGGCCGAGCTGCCGTACACATGCGTGGGGTTGATCCACCCGCAGTACACGCGGGGCGCGACCGGCGCCGACGGCAGAGCGGTGGCGGTCTGA
- a CDS encoding HpcH/HpaI aldolase/citrate lyase family protein: MRHFGHIAPERRQRLFYREPGVFDADSPARVLSAALGATLYSPATRERLADDVVKQAGNGVVSMVLCLEDSIGDEEVVDAEENLVRQFADLAERPDAELPLLFIRVRFPEQIPDLVRRFGPSARLLSGFVFPKFTEERGVAFLEALTAAESASGRRLFGMPVLESPELMYRETRVEALQGIAHTVDKYRDRVLALRLGVTDFCSSYALRRAPDMTAYDVQIVASVIADVVNVLGRADGTGFTVTGPVWEYFRVQERMFKPQLRTSPFLANRAGQLRESLIEHALDGLLREISLDQANGLLGKTCIHPSHVLPVHALSVVSHEEFGDAQDIVRPDRNGGGVLRSASRNKMNEVKPHRAWAERVLQRAEVFGVANEDIGFVDLLAAGLPD, encoded by the coding sequence ATGCGTCATTTCGGGCACATCGCCCCTGAGCGGCGCCAGCGCCTGTTCTACCGGGAGCCGGGAGTCTTCGACGCCGACTCCCCGGCCCGTGTGCTCTCCGCCGCGCTCGGCGCCACGCTCTACAGCCCGGCCACCCGGGAGCGGCTGGCCGACGACGTCGTCAAGCAGGCCGGAAACGGTGTGGTCTCCATGGTGCTGTGCCTGGAGGACTCCATCGGCGACGAGGAGGTCGTGGACGCCGAGGAGAACCTCGTCCGGCAGTTCGCCGACCTCGCCGAGCGGCCGGACGCCGAGCTTCCGCTGCTGTTCATCAGGGTCCGCTTCCCCGAGCAGATCCCCGACCTCGTACGCCGTTTCGGCCCGTCCGCACGCCTGCTGTCGGGGTTCGTGTTCCCGAAGTTCACCGAGGAGCGGGGTGTGGCGTTCCTGGAGGCGCTCACCGCCGCCGAGTCCGCGAGCGGGCGGCGGCTGTTCGGTATGCCGGTGCTGGAGTCGCCGGAACTGATGTACAGGGAGACGCGCGTAGAGGCACTCCAGGGCATCGCCCACACCGTCGACAAGTACCGCGACCGGGTCCTCGCGCTGCGTCTCGGCGTCACCGACTTCTGCTCCTCCTACGCCCTGCGCCGGGCGCCCGACATGACCGCCTACGACGTCCAGATCGTCGCCTCCGTGATCGCGGACGTGGTGAACGTGCTCGGGCGGGCCGACGGCACCGGGTTCACGGTGACCGGGCCGGTGTGGGAGTACTTCCGGGTCCAGGAGCGCATGTTCAAGCCGCAGCTGCGCACGAGCCCCTTCCTGGCGAACCGGGCCGGTCAGCTGCGCGAGTCGCTCATCGAGCACGCGCTGGACGGCCTGCTGCGCGAGATCTCCCTGGACCAGGCCAACGGGCTGCTCGGCAAGACCTGCATCCACCCCTCGCACGTCCTGCCGGTGCACGCGCTGTCCGTGGTCAGTCACGAGGAGTTCGGCGACGCCCAGGACATCGTGCGGCCCGACCGTAACGGCGGTGGCGTACTGCGCTCCGCGTCCCGTAACAAAATGAACGAGGTGAAACCGCACCGCGCCTGGGCAGAAAGGGTTCTGCAGCGCGCCGAGGTGTTTGGCGTCGCCAACGAGGACATCGGGTTCGTGGACCTGTTGGCCGCGGGTCTGCCCGACTGA
- a CDS encoding TerD family protein — MTHAMLKGSNIPIEATAVRAVLRWAPGQGVPVVDASALLLGPDGRVRSDEDFVFYNQPRHPSGKVWRLGQKRVAEGPTDTIQTDLAGVESAVSQILLVASAGDVAFDRVPSLRILLYDATVADAEPLAYFDVKPETGEETALICGELYRRGGGWKFRALGEGYVNGLEGLATNFGIMVDETTAAGADQSGTAQPPSPETSAPMPPEQPPAGVPSQPGYGYPPAAPTQPSQPAYGYPHPQPTPATTNGPAYGYPQHTAAALDPDFRLPPQGPQFIGR; from the coding sequence ATGACGCACGCGATGCTGAAGGGGTCGAACATCCCGATCGAGGCCACGGCGGTCCGCGCCGTGCTGCGCTGGGCGCCCGGGCAGGGCGTCCCGGTGGTCGACGCCTCGGCGCTGCTCCTCGGCCCCGACGGACGCGTACGGTCCGACGAGGACTTCGTCTTCTACAACCAGCCGCGCCACCCCTCCGGCAAGGTGTGGCGGCTCGGCCAGAAACGGGTGGCCGAGGGTCCCACCGACACCATCCAGACCGACCTGGCCGGTGTCGAGTCCGCTGTCAGCCAGATTCTCCTGGTCGCCTCCGCCGGGGACGTCGCCTTCGACCGCGTACCGTCCCTGCGCATCCTGCTGTACGACGCCACGGTCGCCGACGCCGAGCCGCTGGCGTACTTCGACGTCAAGCCCGAGACCGGCGAGGAGACCGCCCTGATCTGCGGCGAGCTGTACCGCCGCGGCGGCGGCTGGAAGTTCCGCGCCCTGGGCGAGGGGTACGTCAACGGCCTGGAGGGTCTCGCCACGAACTTCGGCATCATGGTCGACGAGACGACCGCCGCGGGGGCCGACCAGAGCGGCACCGCCCAGCCCCCGTCCCCCGAGACCTCCGCCCCGATGCCGCCCGAGCAGCCCCCGGCCGGCGTCCCGTCCCAGCCCGGGTACGGCTACCCTCCGGCGGCCCCCACGCAGCCCAGCCAGCCGGCCTACGGCTATCCGCACCCCCAACCGACCCCGGCCACCACCAACGGCCCGGCGTACGGCTACCCCCAGCACACGGCGGCGGCCCTGGACCCCGACTTCCGTCTGCCGCCGCAGGGACCGCAGTTCATCGGCCGCTGA
- a CDS encoding TerD family protein, with protein MSFLDNLWRGRASEFDAGNAATNAIELTKRHQKVSLSKQNAAAGHLRVNLSWRMRTSDIGGPKRQSVLRHPFRALRPEEVQAHSQSMVNVDLDLGCLYELADGTKGVVQPLGGFLGDINEPPYMRLSGDDRFGSGSGETMYINLDHREAFRRMLVFVYIYDQTPAFDRTHAVVTLYPSNGPRIEIGLDERHPQARSCAVVMIENVKGEITVRREVRFVYGFQAELDRLYGWGLQWGRGYKSKAERS; from the coding sequence ATGAGTTTCCTGGACAACCTGTGGCGCGGGCGGGCCTCGGAGTTCGACGCGGGCAACGCGGCGACCAACGCGATAGAGCTGACCAAGCGGCACCAGAAGGTGTCCCTCTCCAAGCAGAACGCCGCGGCGGGCCATCTGCGCGTCAACCTGTCCTGGCGGATGCGGACGTCCGACATCGGCGGACCGAAGCGCCAGAGCGTGCTGCGGCACCCGTTCAGGGCGCTGCGGCCGGAGGAGGTCCAGGCGCACAGCCAGAGCATGGTGAACGTCGACCTCGACCTCGGCTGTCTGTACGAGCTGGCCGACGGGACGAAGGGGGTCGTGCAGCCGCTGGGCGGCTTCCTCGGCGACATCAACGAGCCGCCGTACATGCGCCTCAGCGGGGACGACCGGTTCGGGTCGGGGTCCGGCGAGACGATGTACATCAACCTCGACCACCGCGAGGCCTTCCGGCGGATGCTGGTGTTCGTCTACATCTACGACCAGACGCCGGCGTTCGACCGCACGCACGCGGTGGTGACCCTGTACCCGAGCAACGGTCCGCGCATCGAGATAGGCCTGGACGAGAGGCACCCGCAGGCCCGGTCGTGCGCCGTGGTGATGATCGAGAACGTCAAGGGGGAGATCACCGTGCGCCGGGAGGTGAGGTTCGTCTACGGCTTCCAGGCCGAGCTGGACCGGCTGTACGGGTGGGGGCTGCAGTGGGGGCGCGGGTACAAGAGCAAGGCCGAACGCTCCTAG
- a CDS encoding DUF475 domain-containing protein, whose product MVLKTFGWSFAVTALGLVAAVLYDGWTALGLVAILSILEISLSFDNAVVNAGILKKMNAFWQKIFLTIGILIAVFGMRLVFPVVIVAISAKLGPIEAVDLALTDKDQYQQYVTDAHPSIAAFGGMFLLMIFLDFIFEDRDIKWLGWLERPLAKLGKIDMLSACIAMIVLLITSMTFATQAHQHGGAHVDKAQTVLISGLAGLITYLIVGGLSGYFESKLEEDEEREHEEEEEAARSGKPRSAVALAGKAAFFMFLYLEVLDASFSFDGVIGAFAITNDIVLMALGLGIGAMYVRSLTVYLVRQGTLDDYVYLEHGAHYAIGALAAILLITIQYEINEIITGLIGVVLIGWSFWSSVRRNKALAAEEGKADAADKAEVSSGV is encoded by the coding sequence GTGGTTCTGAAAACCTTCGGCTGGTCGTTCGCGGTCACCGCGCTCGGCTTGGTAGCAGCGGTTCTCTACGACGGATGGACGGCTCTCGGGCTCGTCGCGATCCTGTCGATCCTGGAGATCTCGCTGTCGTTCGACAACGCGGTGGTCAACGCCGGGATCCTGAAGAAGATGAATGCCTTCTGGCAGAAGATCTTCCTCACCATCGGCATCCTGATCGCCGTCTTCGGTATGCGGCTGGTCTTCCCCGTCGTCATCGTCGCCATCAGCGCCAAGCTGGGTCCGATCGAGGCCGTCGACCTGGCGCTCACCGACAAGGACCAGTACCAGCAGTACGTGACCGACGCCCACCCGTCGATCGCGGCGTTCGGCGGTATGTTCCTGCTGATGATCTTCCTGGACTTCATCTTCGAGGACCGGGACATCAAGTGGCTCGGCTGGCTGGAGCGCCCGCTGGCCAAGCTCGGCAAGATCGACATGCTGTCGGCCTGCATCGCCATGATCGTCCTGCTGATCACCTCGATGACCTTCGCGACGCAGGCGCACCAGCACGGCGGCGCCCATGTCGACAAGGCGCAGACCGTCCTGATCTCCGGACTCGCGGGCCTCATCACCTATCTCATCGTGGGCGGTCTCTCCGGCTACTTCGAGAGCAAGCTGGAGGAGGACGAGGAGCGCGAGCACGAGGAGGAGGAAGAGGCGGCGCGCAGCGGCAAGCCGCGCTCGGCCGTCGCCCTCGCGGGCAAGGCCGCGTTCTTCATGTTCCTCTACCTGGAGGTCCTGGACGCGTCCTTCTCCTTCGACGGAGTCATCGGCGCCTTCGCCATCACCAACGACATCGTCCTGATGGCGCTGGGCCTCGGCATCGGCGCGATGTACGTCCGGTCGCTGACCGTGTACCTGGTCCGCCAGGGCACCCTCGACGACTACGTGTACCTGGAGCACGGCGCGCACTACGCGATCGGCGCCCTGGCGGCGATCCTGCTGATCACCATCCAGTACGAGATCAACGAGATCATCACCGGTCTCATCGGTGTCGTCCTGATCGGCTGGTCGTTCTGGTCCTCCGTGCGCCGCAACAAGGCGCTGGCGGCCGAAGAGGGAAAAGCTGACGCCGCCGACAAGGCGGAGGTCTCCTCCGGGGTGTGA
- a CDS encoding TerD family protein produces MGVTLAKGGNVSLSKAAPNLTHVLVGLGWDVRTTTGAPFDLDASALLCQGGRVLGDEWFVFYNNLKSPDGSVEHTGDNLTGEGDGDDESLIIDLSRVPVTVDKIVFPVSIHDAENRGQAFGQVSNAFIRVVNQADGQELARYDLSEDASTETAMIFGEVYRYGGEWKFRAVGQGYASGLRGIALDFGVNVS; encoded by the coding sequence GAACCTCACTCACGTGCTGGTCGGCCTCGGCTGGGACGTCAGAACCACCACCGGAGCCCCTTTCGACCTCGACGCCAGCGCTTTGCTCTGCCAGGGCGGCCGGGTGCTGGGCGACGAGTGGTTCGTCTTCTACAACAACCTCAAGAGCCCCGACGGCTCGGTCGAGCACACCGGTGACAACCTCACCGGTGAGGGCGACGGCGACGACGAGTCGCTGATCATCGACCTCTCCCGGGTGCCGGTCACCGTCGACAAGATCGTCTTTCCGGTCTCCATCCACGACGCCGAGAACCGCGGCCAGGCCTTCGGCCAGGTCAGCAACGCCTTCATCCGGGTCGTCAACCAGGCCGACGGCCAGGAGCTGGCCCGCTACGACCTGTCCGAGGACGCCTCCACCGAGACCGCGATGATCTTCGGTGAGGTCTACCGCTACGGCGGCGAGTGGAAGTTCCGGGCGGTGGGGCAGGGGTACGCGTCCGGTCTGCGGGGCATCGCACTCGACTTCGGTGTGAACGTCTCGTAG